One window of the Pyxicephalus adspersus chromosome 5, UCB_Pads_2.0, whole genome shotgun sequence genome contains the following:
- the ZHX2 gene encoding zinc fingers and homeoboxes protein 2, with amino-acid sequence MASKRKSTTPCMVRASEVMDQDDPDMDMESNANVPSPEIKKDWEEAKEKATENNEVVENKPPENQSKRLQGGYECKYCPYVTQNLNEFTEHVDMQHPNVILNPLYVCAECNFTTKKYDSLSDHNSKNHPGESNFKLKLMKRNNQTILEQSIEGSGDVSSTHDNTETDDNASGISIPKMPIMKLGKSRLDGKRTIRRNEEALLDSHYGISGSIPEMNGISGDGLTHVMPSVQLPPNIHLLPKVAVPLNSNKYNSALDTNVTLISSFNKFPYPTQAELSWLTAASKHPEEQIRIWFATQRLKHGISWSPEEVEEARKKMFNGTIQSVPQTFTVLPAPLTTTAKIAQPLIQTAVPCQIIGQPGLVLTQVTNASAVTVPSVPVSIGTTPSQYQKRTMQSPQEAPEPKRQCIGQVPSSSVPRVHTVSSRHERKKTSQQIALLKASFVMCQFPDDAEIYRLIDATGLSRSEIKKWFSDHRYRSQRGLVNITSETIIKDQLSGRTRRPYHYRDLRRKATMTTEDQLQCLENSFARSPYPAQAEIDRLRSETKLPRRDIDLWFSDRRKIKDSVDQEVIDPMGTENDGFMNGATTHSASSSPQCKSKQEQLHLLKSTFARTQWPSPQDYDQLAAQTGLVRTEIVKWFKDNRCVLRTGSLRWMEQYRKNYERSLEERKRFIKMVSATKAGKEILVEYFQEYGQMHEEDLEFLALKTKMDSDQIKACFGEIQEQTTLDHLDNEQDDKYDTESEPKDWNRSLHDDEDIISDGGDSWSHTGQDTIDDTADYEYENTPNEEPNQV; translated from the coding sequence ATGGCtagtaaaagaaaatctacaaCGCCGTGCATGGTACGGGCCTCTGAGGTCATGGACCAAGACGATCCGGATATGGACATGGAAAGTAATGCCAATGTTCCCAGTCCTGAGATCAAAAAGGACTGGGAGGAGGCAAAAGAAAAGGCAACGGAGAACAATGAAGTAGTGGAGAATAAACCTCCTGAAAATCAATCCAAAAGGCTTCAGGGTGGTTACGAGTGCAAGTATTGTCCATATGTAACGCAGAACCTTAATGAATTCACTGAACATGTGGATATGCAACATCCCAACGTCATTCTTAATCCGCTTTATGTATGTGCTGAATGTAATTTTACAACGAAAAAATATGATTCTCTGTCTGATCACAATTCAAAAAATCACCCTGGAGAGAGCAACTTCAAATTAAAACTCATGAAACGCAATAATCAGACTATTTTAGAACAATCCATTGAGGGTAGCGGTGACGTTTCTAGTACTCATGACAACACAGAGACTGATGATAATGCGTCAGGCATATCGATACCTAAAATGCCCATTATGAAGCTTGGTAAAAGCCGATTGGATGGGAAAAGGACAATAAGAAGGAACGAGGAAGCTTTGCTTGATAGTCACTATGGCATTAGTGGGTCTATTCCGGAAATGAATGGCATTTCTGGAGATGGTTTAACTCATGTGATGCCGTCTGTTCAACTTCCACCCAACATCCACCTTCTTCCAAAAGTTGCTGTACCCCTAAACAGCAACAAATATAACTCGGCTCTTGACACTAATGTAACTTTGATCAGTTCATTTAACAAATTTCCATACCCAACGCAGGCAGAGCTATCATGGCTGACCGCAGCTTCAAAACATCCTGAAGAGCAAATAAGAATCTGGTTCGCTACTCAGAGATTAAAGCATGGTATTAGCTGGTCCCCGGAAGAGGTAGAGgaggccagaaaaaaaatgtttaatgggaCTATACAATCTGTTCCCCAGACCTTCACAGTATTACCAGCCCCACTTACTACTACAGCTAAAATTGCACAGCCACTTATCCAGACTGCTGTACCGTGTCAAATCATTGGTCAGCCTGGTCTAGTCTTAACTCAAGTTACGAATGCGTCTGCGGTTACTGTTCCTTCGGTTCCGGTTAGTATTGGCACTACTCCAAGCCAATACCAAAAGCGTACCATGCAGAGTCCCCAAGAGGCTCCTGAGCCAAAGCGTCAGTGTATAGGACAGGTTCCATCATCATCTGTTCCCAGGGTACACACGGTGTCGTCTCGGCATGAACGCAAAAAGACCAGTCAACAGATAGCTCTTTTGAAAGCTAGTTTTGTCATGTGCCAGTTCCCCGATGATGCTGAAATTTACAGGCTAATCGATGCCACCGGCTTGTCCAGAAGTGAGATTAAGAAATGGTTTAGCGACCACCGATATAGAAGCCAGAGAGGTCTGGTTAATATCACTAGTGAAACCATAATCAAAGACCAGCTTTCTGGCCGCACTCGTCGCCCTTACCATTACAGGGATTTGAGACGAAAGGCCACGATGACAACAGAAGATCAACTTCAATGTCTTGAAAACAGTTTTGCGAGGAGCCCGTATCCCGCACAAGCGGAAATTGATCGCTTACGATCCGAGACTAAACTACCCAGAAGAGACATAGATTTATGGTTTTCAGACAGAAGAAAGATTAAAGATTCTGTGGATCAAGAAGTCATAGACCCCATGGGCACTGAAAATGATGGATTCATGAACGGAGCAACGACGCATTCGGCAAGCTCTTCCCCTCAGTGCAAATCAAAACAGGAGCAGCTTCACCTGCTGAAAAGTACCTTTGCAAGAACCCAGTGGCCATCTCCGCAGGATTATGACCAACTCGCGGCACAGACTGGCCTCGTTAGGACAGAAATTGTAAAATGGTTCAAAGATAACCGCTGTGTTCTCCGAACCGGCAGTTTGAGATGGATGGAGCAATACCGCAAAAATTACGAACGCTCTCTAGAAGAGAGGAAAAGGTTTATCAAAATGGTGTCAGCCACCAAGGCTGGCAAAGAAATTCTAGTGGAGTATTTCCAGGAATATGGCCAGATGCACGAGGAGGACCTTGAGTTTCTGGCGCTCAAGACAAAAATGGATTCTGATCAAATTAAGGCGTGTTTTGGGGAAATTCAGGAACAAACGACTCTTGATCACTTGGACAATGAGCAGGATGATAAATACGATACGGAAAGTGAACCCAAGGACTGGAACAGGTCATTACACGATGACGAGGACATCATTTCAGATGGTGGGGATAGCTGGAGCCATACTGGACAGGATACTATAGATGACACAGCCGACTACGAGTATGAGAATACTCCCAATGAAGAACCAAACCAG